One Klebsiella electrica genomic window, AGGCACAAGACAGAAAAAAGATAACTCTTTGTTTATGCAATTTATTATAAAAATCACTTGATTTGAATCAATAAAAAATCATTAGCAGCTTTAAATAAAATAATGACCTCCCCTGTTGTTCAGAATACGTAATAAACCACTTTCCTGCAGACCTTCTCAGATATGATTCGCGCTGAATCTTAGAAAAAAATCTCGTCACTACAGTAAATTGCCAACGCCAGCATAGGAATATTCCCCAATTTCTGCTGGATTAATTAATGTAAAGTTAAATAAATTATCGTCAATTTATCCACCATATTTATAAATAAAGTCAGATGACAATCATATGCACCCCATACAGACAGAAACTAAACGATACAGGAAAAATCTCAAAATCAACGGAGCTATCAAATTCAAAGTTTCGATAGGTTAAACCTATTAAATTCTACTTCACCGATCTTTTTATTAGCAGCCATGCAACATCAGAAAATTTAATAGCTATATAATTCAATGAACTTCGCTTCAGGAATAGGGCACCATCAAAATAGTTTGCATTGTAAATTATAATGTTTGCAATATTTATTAAACAAACTAATTTATCTCCGTTTTAATTCCGTTTAAGTTATAAATCAGGTCAGATTGCCGTCTGAACGAGGCCGGATCGCAAGAAACGGCATACCCGACAGTATGAGTGAAGGCGTTCAGGCAAGGACTGTTTCATCACCGCAGAGATAAGGTCTGCTGTCTGTGCAGTACCTGAGGAGACTCAGCAAAGGGTCTACAAATGCAGAGAGCGGTATCAATGACTCAGGGAAAAAGAAGCTGATGCCGGGACGTTGACACAGACGTTGACACTGACGCTGACGTTGATGCTGATGCTGATGCTGATGCTGATGCTGATGCTGATGCTGATGCTGACGCTGAAGCGCCACAAAATAGCAGGAGTCCGGTAATGATAAAAAATCAGACCAATGATGTGCGAGTGAGGGAGTGAGGGAGTGAGGAGTATGCAATCATCGTTACTGCATCAGTAAACACGGTGAGGCTGGGACAGTCGCATCCCTTGTCCGAAGACACGATTATGCCCTCTGGCATCTCAACTTAGCCTTAGCAAACGGTTATCCCCGCAGAATAACAAGCATAACCATTCAGATTCATAAATTGAAGATTCATAAATGAAGACCGCTAGCGCTATGCCTGCTTCTTCATCGATTCCTTATTCTCGTACTGCTTCATATCAGCACTGCGCAGTGCCTCAATAATATTGGCTCCTGCAGAAACATGATATCCCCATGAAACAGAAAATATAATATCTGAATCAAACTCCCGTAATTTATCATTAATGCGGGCAATGACTTTTTCTATCTCGATATTATCAGGTTCTAAAATAAGCACACAAAACTCATCGCCTCCCAGACGGATCAATTTATCCTTATTCTTGCGAAAAACCTTAACCAGCGTTTGAGCCAGAAAGACTAATGCGCGATCTCCGGAATCATGGCCAAGTTGATCGTTAATGGTTTTAAAGTTATTGCAATCCAGTACCAGTACACCAACACGTTTATCTGAGAGACGGCTATTCGTAGTGTATAACTCTAAGTAACGTCGGTTATAACATCCGGTCAACGGATCTGCATAGCTATCGCCCTTGAATACCACCATCATCCGGTATATATATAACATCAACAGCAGTACAAGGATATAAACCACAAATGAAATTAGAAACGTCGTAATGTTATCAATCAGGATAATAGAAACGGGATATGCGTAACTCACCTCATATTTATGTGAAAAGTTAAGCCTGACGTTTGTACTAAACAGACGACTCACCCCATAAGTCATCTCTGAATTTTTGAGTCTGTCCCTGACAATCATCTTCACATGGTTACGCCACTCTGGCTTTATTCGGTCATAGATGATTCTTTTTAAATCATCCTGAACAAAATCTTTAAACACATAACCGATTATATCCACCCCTTGTGCATCGTTAAAATTGTAAACGATACTACCGACTGAGATCACTTTCTCCCCGGTATTAAAATCATCATAAATATCCGTTCTGACATTATAAGTCCAGGATAACGTCTTATTTTTCATCAAAGATAAAAAATCTTTTGTATGGAAGTAATCAATATTTTTAAAAATATTCGATTCCGTATAGTTTTTATTAAATACTGGAGTTGAGAAATAAATATACGCCCGGTCTTTCGGAATGAAATAGACCAGTTGATTATGCGATTCTCGCTCATCTCTGCGAAACTGATAAATCTCATCAAATAAATGTAGAAAATTAAGCGTTTCGCAGCTTATCTGCTTATTTTTAGACTGTAATGTCCCATATAAGTTCGCTAAACCCTGCCGCTTGTCTACGTTAATCCCCCAGACATTTAACACAGAATTATATTCTAAAGGAAAATAACAATCACTTTTCGCAGACCGAGGGTTTCGCTGTTGATTCAAATAGCTCAAAGCCAGTGATAAATTATCATCGGTGTAGGTTTCATTAAGTATTTCCAGCCTGGCATCATAAAGATATTCTTTCATTACCTCCTGGACATTATCATACTGCATATGAAAGAAAATTACGCAAAAAGAAACATAAAACAAAGTCAACATTGCCACTATCATATATTTAATGCTAACATCATTTTTTATATTCATTTTCACACCAAAGGATCACGTATTTTCTGTCAATGAGTAAACGCCCTACCCTTTCCCGTTATCATTATAGTCCATATAGAGGAAATCAGCATGTATTTAATTAAGCATAAGAAAATGCTGTCTCCGTTTACAGAAACAGCATTTATCTGCGACTAGTTAATAAACATTATTTGAAAACTTCAGCAATCGCATCAAAATTCGGTCCATGTTCCCGGGCGGCGATAATGACATAATATTTACCACCTTTCTCATCGGCGAGCTGCGACAGCTTTTCATGAAGATCCATCGGTGATGAAATCTGTCCGCCAGAGGCCGCCACCGTAATATTATCGATATATTCATATTTAAAGTGATGAGCTTCATCTTTAGAAATCAGCATCGCCGCCGATGCGTTCATAGAAACTAAACCTACAACAGCAATCAATCCAGCCAGGGTCTTTTTCATAGCCTACTCCTTTAGTTAAGGTACTCACATCGGTGATAGTAATGACATTTCCCGGCATAAAGTTGTTGTAGATCAATACTTATCAATCACAGCCGCGTCTTTACTTTATGTTTATTGTGTCAGGCAGAAAAAATATATATCTATACATATCCTGAAAAAAACTTCGCCATGTAAAAAAGAAACCTACGTAATATGAGTGATAAAAAGGAAGAAAGCCATTCCGACAAAATCAAGCGGCCATTAGTTAAAATTTTATTGCCTGTTAAAAAAGCTCACAGGCAGGATAACTAACTGATATCTCTCAGCTTTGAAAGCCAGTGTATGATTATGTAATGTTTAGCAAACATCATTATTTTTCATTGCCAGCCATTCAAAATCTGCAATAATCATATTCAGTTCAAAAAATACATTTGTTCACATTCATATAAGGATATTATATGGAATGGAAAGTTACCGATGTATTAGTTTTCCCCCGCAGCAAAACGTGTCTGGCCGTTTGTGTGTCGCTAAAATCATTAAAGCTCGTCCTGTGGTATCATGGAGATTATTTTTTAAATACTGGAAGTGTACTAGAGATAGACAATAACGAATATATTGTTAATGGCAGGCAGCAGGAGCTGGATATTTTCAAAATCACCCCCTTTATGCCGGAGCAATGGCATCAGTATTTAAAGCCACATGGCTGCAGCGGCATGACTAAAAGTACAGAGAAATGTATGCACATAAAAAAATGTGCTTTTATCCTGTGTCCGTTTGGGACCAGAAAATATCTCACCATCTAGTCCTGGCCATTGGATTATGTGATGCAGTAATTATCACCGGATAGCGGGTTGTCTTTTGCTGGCGTTAACCGGCGCTTTCCCTGTCGCCTGGATTAATCCCCTGTCAAGGGGGTTCGCCCTGCCCAGGCAATAACAAAGATGAGACAAAAGCGCGTACCGCCTCACCTTCTGCGAAAACTCGTCGCCGCCGCGTATTTTCGCCTGTTGCTCCCTCCCCCCGGCGGCAGCGCAAATGCCTTTTCCCGGGGCGATATTCTTGCCCCGTCCGGGCTACCCTGACCCTTTGCCCCGCTTTGCCTGTAGATTGCGGCCGCCGACAAACTTATACTTGGCGCACAATTTTCACTCTAAGGTCTGGACATGACGTTCTCTTCTCCACTTAACAAACGCGACGTAACGCCGGCGAAAGCGATGGTCGCGGCGATCAGCGGTTACGCAATGGATGGCTTTGATCTGCTGATTCTGGGCTTTATGCTCCCCGCTATCAGCGCTTCGCTGGCACTCAGCACCTCTCAGGCCGGCTCCCTCGTCACCTGGACGCTGATTGGCGCGGTACTGGGCGGGATCTTTTTCGGCCATCTCAGCGATCGTCTGGGCCGTATTCGCGTCCTGACCTTCACGATCCTGATGTTCTCGGTCTTTACCGGCCTCTGTGCGATTGCCCAGGGGTATTGGGATCTGCTGGCCTATCGCACCCTTGCCGGTATGGGGCTCGGCGGCGAATTCGGTATCGGCATGGCGCTGATTGCCGAAGTCTGGCCCGCCCATAAGCGTAACCGCGCCTCGGCATGGGTTGGCATCGGCTGGCAGCTTGGCGTTCTGCTTGCCGCCTTTATCACCCCTCTCCTGCTGGATATCATCGGCTGGCGCGGGATGTTCCTGGTGGGCCTGCTGCCCGCGCTGGTCTCATTTGCCATCCGCCGCGGCATGGGGGAGCCTGACGCATTTACCAAAGATATCGCGGTCACTCAGGAGGTCTCCTTTACGGCCCGGCTCAGGATGCTGTTTGCCGATCGCGCCACCTCGAAGGCCAGTATCGGGATCCTCATCCTGTGCTCGGTACAGAATTTTGGCTACTACGGCCTGATGATCTGGATGCCCAGCTATCTCTCCTCCAGCTTTGGCTTTTCACTCACCAAATCAGGACTCTGGACGGCGGTCACCGTCGTGGGCATGACTTTCGGTATCTGGTTGTTCGGCGTGCTGGCAGACCGTTTCGCCCGCTGGAAGATCTTTCTGCTTTACCAGGCTGGCGCGGTGGTGATGGTCATTGTCTACGCCCAGCTGCGGGACCCGACCCTGATGCTGTTTACCGGAGCGGTAATGGGTATGTTTGTTAACGGGATGATTGGCGGCTACGGCGCGCTTATCTCTGATACCTATCCGCTACGGGTCCGCGCTACGGCGCAGAACGTGCTGTTTAACCTTGGTCGCGGCGTCGGTGGTTTTGGACCGCTGGTGATTGGGCTGTTCGTCAGCCACTGGTCGTTTACCGCCGCCATTACTCTGCTGGCCCTTCTCTACCTGCTGGACATTTTCGCCACCTTATTCTTACTGCCGAAAACACAGGGCAGCGAAGACGCGCTGGGCGCGATCGGCTGATCCCCGCGCTCCAGATAAGCAAAGCCTGAGTCTCCCCAGGCTTTGCACACCAGATAGCGATCAGTAGTAGGCTTTCAGCGTTCGTTGGCAGAGCATCGAACGGACGCAATCATCGGCGGTAAAACGCACAATACCGATCATTTCGTCTTCCTCAAAACGCGCCAGCGCATCGACCAGCCCGGACTTCACGCCAGAGGGTAAATCACACTGGGTAATGTCGCCGTTAACGATGACCGTCACGTTTTCCCCGAGGCGGGTTAAAAACATTTTCATTTGCGCAGCCGTCACGTTCTGGGCCTCGTCCAGAATCACCACGGCATTTTCAAATGTACGTCCGCGCATATAGGCGAACGGCGCGATTTCCACCTTGCCGATTTCCGGCCGCAGGCAGTACTGCATAAAGGAAGAGCCCAGTCTCTTCACCAGCACGTCGTACACCGGTCGGAAATAGGGGGCAAACTTCTCGGCGATATCTCCCGGTAAGAAGCCGAGGTCTTCGTCGGCCTGCAGAACGGGACGGGTAACAATAATCCTGTCCACATCTTTATGAATCAGGGCTTCGGCTGCCTTCGCTGCGCTAATCCAGGTTTTTCCGCACCCGGCTTCGCCCGTTGCAAAAATCAGCTGTTTATTATCGATGGCATTCAAATAATGCGCCTGAGCGTCATTGCGCGCTTCAATCGGCGATGCGTCGCGGCTATCCCGCGCCATGCCAATTGCTTCTACGCCACTCATTTGCACAAGCGATGTGACCGATTCTTCTTCGCGCTGCTTATGGCTTCGCGAATCCTGTCTCAGCACACGTTTGGCCTCACGACGAGCTCTGGTCACTGCTTTTTGTCTTCCCATGGATAGCACCTTGCGTTGTTGGTTTACATCACACGCGCCACGATCGACGCGATTATGCGCACTAACGATTGAGGTTTGGCTTCCTTGTAAGCCATTGCTTGCCTGACGAATTGGCAGAGGGTCACGGCTACGCGCACCGGTAACCTTGCCTGGGTTCGAATTTTTGCTTGTGGATAGGGATAAGTCTGGGGAGCAGGAATCACGGCCGGGAGTGCGGCCCCCGTGCTGAGGAGTACGGTATGAGGTTTGACGTTTTCCGTTACAGCAATCGGGCATTCGCGATCTCCATAGTGAAACGACATCACTGCCGGGAACTACCGCGTCTGTAATAAGTACATCAAAAATAATTCTTAATGCAACTTATTTCTTACATATAGACAACAAATAGTTCTCATTGCAGCTGCAGAGAGTTTCCGACTATAAGATTACAGAAAAATGAAACAAGGCAGGAAATACAAAAAAAGAATGGAAAAACAGCAGAAACGCCCTGCCCTTTCGGGCAGGCACGTCAGGCTTCGAGCAGAGATTGCGCCAGGTAGTGCTGGCTATCGATAACGCCCGGTAACACAAAGAAGTAGCCGCCGCCGATAGGTTTGACGTACTCCTCCAGCGCTTCGCCGTTAAGGCGTTTTTGCACCGTCAGGAATCCCTTCTCCAGGTCATGCTGGTAGCAGACAAACAGCAGTCCCATATCCAGCTGCCCGGAGTTGGTCACCCCCAGCGAATAACTGTAGCCACGGCGCATCATCAGACTGGACTGCGTCTGCGGCGTACGCGGATTCGCCAGCCGAATGTGGCTGTCCAGGGCAATCATATCGCCGTCAGGATCGCGGCTGTAATCCGGCACGTCATGTTCATGCTGCATGCCCAGCGGCGCGCCGCTGTGCTTATCCCGACCAAAAATGGTCTGCTGCTCTTTCAGCGGGGTGCGATCCCAGAACTCCACGTGGAACTGGATGATACGCGCCGCCTGATAGCTGCCACCGGTTGCCCATGCCGGCTCGCCCTGGCCGGGGGTCACCCACACCACGTCATCCATCAGCGCCTTATCGCTGCTGGCCGGGTTCGCGGTGCCATCTTTAAAGCCCAGCAGGTTAACCGGCGTCTCTTTGCCTTTACTGCGCGCGGCGCTATCGGAAATAAACCCTTCGCGCTTCCAGCGCACGCTGAGCAGATCCGGCGTGTGTTTAATCACATCGCGCAGCGCATGGATAACCGTATCCTGAGTATTGGCGCAGATTTGCAACAGCAGATCGCCATGGCAAAGCGCCGCATCCAGCGCATCGTTGGGGAAGCGGGTCATCTTTTGCAGCTTTTTCGGCGCCTTGTCCGCTAATCCATAGCGCTCATCAAACAGCGAATGGCCCAGCGAAACGGTGACGGTCAGGTTATCCGGGGAGATCCACGGCCCGAGGATCCCCGAGTCCATCGGCGGCAGACGCGGATTTGGCGTGTCCGGCGCCGGCCCGCCTTTGGTCAGAAAGGCAATGCGCTGAGTCAGCAGGCGAAACAGTCGCTCCAGGTCAGCTTTATCGCTGGCCAACACATCAAAGGCCACCAGCATCATCGATGCCTGCTGCGGCGTCAGCACGCCGGCCTGGTGCTGGCCGTAAAAAGGCTGCGCCTCAGCACGCGCGTCCGGCGACAGCGCCCCCGGAGAGCTGTTGCCGGACACCGCGTGCGCCACCGGACAGCCGCCGGTGATAGCCAGCGCGCCGCCAAGCGCGCCGATCCCTTTTAATAACCGACGACGTGAAGGTTCATTCACGTCAAATTGTTTGTGTTCTGCCATCGACTTAGTCCAGTCCAAGGATCCCGCGCAGTTGAGCCAGATCTTCCGCCAGCGTGGTGATTGGCCCTTTCAACGCATTACGATCCGCATCCGTCAGCTTGTCATAGGTTTCGAAGCCGTCTTTAGTGCGGTATTTACTGAGGATCGCGTCAACTTTCTTGAAGTTAGCATCCACTTTCGCCAGCAGCGCGCTGTTCTCTTTTTGCAGTTGCGGACGCAGCAGGTCGACGATTTTCTGTGCGCCGTCGATATTAGCCTGGAAGTCCCACAGATCGGTATGACTGTAGCGATCTTCCTCACCGCTGATTTTGCTGGCCGCGACTTCTTCAATCAGGCCCGCCGCGCCGCCCACCACTTTCGACGGTGGGAACGCCAGTTCGCTGATGCGTTTTTGCAGTTCCAGCACATCGCTGTTCAGCTGGTCGGCATACTTTTCCATCCCCTTGACGCTGTTATCGCCAAACAGGGCTTTTTCCAGACGGTGGAAGCCGGTGAATTTCGGGTCTTCGGCTTTTTTCTCATAATCGTCTTCACGGGCATCAATGCTGCCGTCCAGATCGGAGAACAGCTCGGCGATCGGTTCAATGCGCTCGTAGTGCTGGCGCGTCGGCGCATACAGCGCTTTCGCTTTTTCAATATCGCCCGCTTTCACCGCGTCGGTGAAGGCTTTCGTGCCGCTAACCAGCTGGGCGGTTTCCGCCGTAACGTAGGCCTTATAGGCGGTAATCGCCTCGCCAAGGCTCAACACCGCATTGGCTTTCGCCGCATCTTTGGTGGCCTCGCCGGTGACAATCAGTTTGCCTTTCGGGTTGGTCAGCAGACCGCAGGTCATGTCATATTCGCCCGGCTGCAAATTCGCCGTCAGCTTTTGCGTAAAGCCTGGTGCAATATTCTCGCGCTCTTCCACCACCATCACGCCTTTAAGGATCTCCCACTCCAGCGCTTTCTGACTGTGGTTCTGAATAATGAACTGCGTTTTCCCCGCTTTCACGGTGACGTTCATCGGCTCACACTGCTTGTCGTTAACGGTCACTTTTACCTGCGGGATATCCGCAGCCTGGGCGTAGAAAGCAGAGCTGAACAACGCTGCGACGGCAAGCTGCAGCGCATTACGGCGAAAATGAATCATCATGATCATCCCTTTCGGTAAGTATGTGGTAACCATAGTCCTGCGGCGCCCTACTTAAGCGGAGCGGTACGCGAGGTTGCTGTATTGCTACGCGGCGGCAGCGCAAACAGCACCAGCGCCGGAATCAAATAGATAAAGTAGACTGCCACTTCACTGACGGTAGGCGTCTCCTGGTAACCGAAGATCCCTTCCAGCAGCGTGCCGAAAAGCGTGTGGGTCGACAGCACGCCGCTCAGATCAAACGCCACGTCCTGGAAGTGGTTCCACAGCCCGGCTTCATGGAAGGCGCGAATTGCCCCGGCAGCCAGCCCGGCCGCCACCAGCAGAATGAACAGACTGGTCCATTTGAAAAACACCCCGAGGTTAAGGCGGATCCCGCCCCAGTAAAGCAGGAAGCCGAGGACAATCGCAGTCGCCAGCCCCAGCATCGCCCCGAGCGGCGGCCAGATCCCCACATCCTGCTGGAAGGCCGCCAGCAGGAAGAACACCGACTCCAGCCCTTCCCGCGCGACGGCGAAAAAGACCATCATCACCAGCGCCCAGCCGTGATGATTACCGCGCTGTAGCGCATTATCCACCGCCTGTTCCAGCTGCTGTTTCACGTTGCGCGAGACTTTACGCATCCAGAAGACCATCCAGGTCAGGATGCATACCGCCACCAGCGCCACGATGCCTTCGAACAGCTCCTGTTCACGCTGGGGAAACTCGCCGGTGGTTTCGTTGATAAAGATCCCAAGGCCCAGGCACAGCGCCGCCGCCAGGATAACGCCAATCCACATGACGCCAATCCAGCTGCCGCGCTGGGTGCGTTTGAGATAGCTGGCAATCAGGCTGACAATCAGCGCCGCTTCCAGCCCTTCGCGTAACATAATGAGAAATGGAACAAACATGCCAACACCCTTCAATGTGAATCGCAGTCAGTGGATGCAAAGATAGGTAAATATTTCTGATAGTGATTATCATTACAATAATCAGAAACACAAGCGAAATATAGAGAGATCAGTGACGAGTTGTAAATTAATCGCTATAAAATAATTACTTAGGGGATTATCTGTCTTCACCACGCTCAAGCGTTTTTTTCACTGCAGATATTTACCCGCCAGTGCGGCTGTGGCTAAATAGCGGCCTTATTGACCTGCGAAAAGAACAACATGACACAATTCTTGCACTTCCTGCTGGCGCTGGCGGTTATCCTCGGCCTTGCCTGGCTTGCCAGCTATGACCGACAAAAAATCCGCGTTCGCTAT contains:
- a CDS encoding MFS transporter; translation: MTFSSPLNKRDVTPAKAMVAAISGYAMDGFDLLILGFMLPAISASLALSTSQAGSLVTWTLIGAVLGGIFFGHLSDRLGRIRVLTFTILMFSVFTGLCAIAQGYWDLLAYRTLAGMGLGGEFGIGMALIAEVWPAHKRNRASAWVGIGWQLGVLLAAFITPLLLDIIGWRGMFLVGLLPALVSFAIRRGMGEPDAFTKDIAVTQEVSFTARLRMLFADRATSKASIGILILCSVQNFGYYGLMIWMPSYLSSSFGFSLTKSGLWTAVTVVGMTFGIWLFGVLADRFARWKIFLLYQAGAVVMVIVYAQLRDPTLMLFTGAVMGMFVNGMIGGYGALISDTYPLRVRATAQNVLFNLGRGVGGFGPLVIGLFVSHWSFTAAITLLALLYLLDIFATLFLLPKTQGSEDALGAIG
- the efeU gene encoding iron uptake transporter permease EfeU yields the protein MFVPFLIMLREGLEAALIVSLIASYLKRTQRGSWIGVMWIGVILAAALCLGLGIFINETTGEFPQREQELFEGIVALVAVCILTWMVFWMRKVSRNVKQQLEQAVDNALQRGNHHGWALVMMVFFAVAREGLESVFFLLAAFQQDVGIWPPLGAMLGLATAIVLGFLLYWGGIRLNLGVFFKWTSLFILLVAAGLAAGAIRAFHEAGLWNHFQDVAFDLSGVLSTHTLFGTLLEGIFGYQETPTVSEVAVYFIYLIPALVLFALPPRSNTATSRTAPLK
- the phoH gene encoding phosphate starvation-inducible protein PhoH — its product is MGRQKAVTRARREAKRVLRQDSRSHKQREEESVTSLVQMSGVEAIGMARDSRDASPIEARNDAQAHYLNAIDNKQLIFATGEAGCGKTWISAAKAAEALIHKDVDRIIVTRPVLQADEDLGFLPGDIAEKFAPYFRPVYDVLVKRLGSSFMQYCLRPEIGKVEIAPFAYMRGRTFENAVVILDEAQNVTAAQMKMFLTRLGENVTVIVNGDITQCDLPSGVKSGLVDALARFEEDEMIGIVRFTADDCVRSMLCQRTLKAYY
- the efeB gene encoding iron uptake transporter deferrochelatase/peroxidase subunit; the protein is MAEHKQFDVNEPSRRRLLKGIGALGGALAITGGCPVAHAVSGNSSPGALSPDARAEAQPFYGQHQAGVLTPQQASMMLVAFDVLASDKADLERLFRLLTQRIAFLTKGGPAPDTPNPRLPPMDSGILGPWISPDNLTVTVSLGHSLFDERYGLADKAPKKLQKMTRFPNDALDAALCHGDLLLQICANTQDTVIHALRDVIKHTPDLLSVRWKREGFISDSAARSKGKETPVNLLGFKDGTANPASSDKALMDDVVWVTPGQGEPAWATGGSYQAARIIQFHVEFWDRTPLKEQQTIFGRDKHSGAPLGMQHEHDVPDYSRDPDGDMIALDSHIRLANPRTPQTQSSLMMRRGYSYSLGVTNSGQLDMGLLFVCYQHDLEKGFLTVQKRLNGEALEEYVKPIGGGYFFVLPGVIDSQHYLAQSLLEA
- the efeO gene encoding iron uptake system protein EfeO produces the protein MMIHFRRNALQLAVAALFSSAFYAQAADIPQVKVTVNDKQCEPMNVTVKAGKTQFIIQNHSQKALEWEILKGVMVVEERENIAPGFTQKLTANLQPGEYDMTCGLLTNPKGKLIVTGEATKDAAKANAVLSLGEAITAYKAYVTAETAQLVSGTKAFTDAVKAGDIEKAKALYAPTRQHYERIEPIAELFSDLDGSIDAREDDYEKKAEDPKFTGFHRLEKALFGDNSVKGMEKYADQLNSDVLELQKRISELAFPPSKVVGGAAGLIEEVAASKISGEEDRYSHTDLWDFQANIDGAQKIVDLLRPQLQKENSALLAKVDANFKKVDAILSKYRTKDGFETYDKLTDADRNALKGPITTLAEDLAQLRGILGLD
- a CDS encoding YdgH/BhsA/McbA family protein, which produces MKKTLAGLIAVVGLVSMNASAAMLISKDEAHHFKYEYIDNITVAASGGQISSPMDLHEKLSQLADEKGGKYYVIIAAREHGPNFDAIAEVFK
- a CDS encoding GGDEF domain-containing protein: MKEYLYDARLEILNETYTDDNLSLALSYLNQQRNPRSAKSDCYFPLEYNSVLNVWGINVDKRQGLANLYGTLQSKNKQISCETLNFLHLFDEIYQFRRDERESHNQLVYFIPKDRAYIYFSTPVFNKNYTESNIFKNIDYFHTKDFLSLMKNKTLSWTYNVRTDIYDDFNTGEKVISVGSIVYNFNDAQGVDIIGYVFKDFVQDDLKRIIYDRIKPEWRNHVKMIVRDRLKNSEMTYGVSRLFSTNVRLNFSHKYEVSYAYPVSIILIDNITTFLISFVVYILVLLLMLYIYRMMVVFKGDSYADPLTGCYNRRYLELYTTNSRLSDKRVGVLVLDCNNFKTINDQLGHDSGDRALVFLAQTLVKVFRKNKDKLIRLGGDEFCVLILEPDNIEIEKVIARINDKLREFDSDIIFSVSWGYHVSAGANIIEALRSADMKQYENKESMKKQA